CTTTTGCAATTTTTTCCTGAGATTTGTTTTCAAAAAGATCTTCACCTAATGGTTGGTTTTTTATAAATGAATAGTTTATTTCCTCTTCAGTTTTACTTTCCATAATTTATAGCGTTTCCTTTAGTTATTAGTAGTTTAGTTTTCCTTTACCCCTCCAACCTCGCCAACCTACTTAACAACAACGATTGAAGCTGAGTGAGTTTTTGGTTTTCTTGTGTTTTTATAGCTTTTTCTTCAATTAGATATGAAAATTTTTCTAGTGGAATTTTATCCATATCTTGTGGTAATATCAAGTCTAATTCTTCAATAATTTGTTTACTTAAATTTGCTTGTGCTCCACCATTAGCAAGTGTAACAATATGATTTTGCTGATTTAATAAAGCATAATATAAAAAAGACATTTTATTCTTATCTTTACTTATCATAGCACAACAGGCTTGATTAGTTGTTACTTCCTTTTTTAAATACGCTAACTGACCAGCTGTTGCACCATACATTGCCATTAAAACTGAATCAGACGGAATTATTTTAGTAGAACTATTTTTAAACCCTTCCTTTGAAATGTATTCTTCTGAATCTAATACTACATTGTTTGATATTTCACCTGTTTTTAACCAAGGAATATCTCTTGAATTCCAATAATCTAAGTTATCTCTACTAGGAGTAGCTCCGTTTTTCATTTCATCACAAAAGTCTTTTACTTTTACAACCTCCCATCCCTCCGGAATTTCTTTTTCCAATTCCTCATTAAAAACCATTTTCCCTCCCGAAGATTTATAAGGTTTCCCTTCTTCATTAGGGAATTCAAAATCCACAAACCAATGCTTGTATAACGTTTGAGCCGTTGCTTCTAACTTTTCGCAGATTTGTTCGTTGACTTTTATTTTGTTTGCTACCGCTTGGTATTGGGCTACAATTTCGCGTTGTTTTTCGATGGATGGAATAGGTAATTCTACTTCACATAAATCTTCCCAATCAAAAGATTCTCTTGTGCTTCCATGCGAATGATAACGAGCATATCGGTCAAACTCTGGTCGAGAAAACCACATCATCAGATATTCAGGTAGTAATTCGTTTGTATTAACTACTTCAAAAACAATATAGATTTGAGAAACTAAAGCCTTTTCATATTCATCAGCTAAAGCAATAGATATTTTATCTCCATTTCTTGATGTAATGGTTCCGTATGCGAATTGTCCTTTTTCAATAATTTTATATGTAGACATATCCGTTCCAACCGTATTTGCAATGGATGGAATCAGTTTTTTTGTAATACTTACACCAAGCAATGTATCAACTTGTAAATCTCTGTTACGATTAT
This portion of the Empedobacter stercoris genome encodes:
- a CDS encoding restriction endonuclease subunit S, whose translation is MSYKKLGDYIQQVNNRNRDLQVDTLLGVSITKKLIPSIANTVGTDMSTYKIIEKGQFAYGTITSRNGDKISIALADEYEKALVSQIYIVFEVVNTNELLPEYLMMWFSRPEFDRYARYHSHGSTRESFDWEDLCEVELPIPSIEKQREIVAQYQAVANKIKVNEQICEKLEATAQTLYKHWFVDFEFPNEEGKPYKSSGGKMVFNEELEKEIPEGWEVVKVKDFCDEMKNGATPSRDNLDYWNSRDIPWLKTGEISNNVVLDSEEYISKEGFKNSSTKIIPSDSVLMAMYGATAGQLAYLKKEVTTNQACCAMISKDKNKMSFLYYALLNQQNHIVTLANGGAQANLSKQIIEELDLILPQDMDKIPLEKFSYLIEEKAIKTQENQKLTQLQSLLLSRLARLEG